In Lactococcus paracarnosus, a genomic segment contains:
- a CDS encoding DUF948 domain-containing protein, producing MGDTALIIIAVAVAILVLFLVILIVKMMKTVDEINRTIGVVTQDADVLLKQADTLMGKTNTLLEDINGKVATIDPLFTAVAELSDSVSRLNHTGNTFATRMKSTASNAGKATAVVTLGRGASKLFTKRKKKAEEKKK from the coding sequence CCGTTGCAATTTTGGTCCTATTCTTGGTTATTTTAATTGTCAAGATGATGAAAACTGTGGATGAAATCAATCGGACAATTGGCGTTGTGACACAAGATGCAGATGTGTTGCTTAAACAGGCAGATACACTAATGGGAAAAACTAATACGCTACTAGAAGATATCAACGGTAAAGTTGCAACGATTGATCCGCTTTTTACTGCTGTTGCGGAGTTATCTGACAGCGTTTCCCGACTGAATCATACAGGTAACACATTTGCAACACGTATGAAGAGTACGGCTTCAAATGCTGGTAAGGCGACTGCGGTTGTCACTTTGGGGCGTGGCGCAAGTAAACTATTTACAAAAAGAAAAAAAAAAGCTGAAGAAAAAAAGAAATAA
- a CDS encoding YtxH domain-containing protein yields the protein MAKKTGFLVGAILGVIGGAVAALATAPKEGKKLRKDVKDFYQDYKEDPKAKFDEVKDTALNFYDDKSGKIVDFSTDKFNEMKEKFDNGEMSTDKVKAFLVSKKAEIKAKVDSGELSKDTVMELLAATKDKLSDKVNEFKSDVTVADLEEEFALELDQEDLIDKADEAVDKVSDKAVETLEAGKALLNK from the coding sequence ATGGCTAAGAAAACAGGATTTTTAGTAGGTGCTATTTTAGGTGTCATTGGTGGCGCAGTAGCTGCATTAGCAACCGCACCTAAAGAAGGTAAAAAACTTCGAAAAGATGTAAAAGATTTCTATCAAGATTATAAGGAAGATCCTAAGGCAAAATTTGATGAGGTCAAAGATACTGCCCTTAATTTTTATGATGATAAATCTGGAAAAATTGTCGATTTTTCAACTGATAAATTCAATGAAATGAAAGAGAAGTTTGATAACGGTGAAATGTCTACTGATAAAGTTAAAGCATTTCTTGTTTCTAAAAAAGCAGAGATTAAAGCAAAAGTTGACTCTGGAGAATTATCAAAAGATACAGTGATGGAACTTTTAGCTGCTACAAAAGACAAGCTTTCGGATAAGGTTAACGAGTTTAAATCAGATGTGACTGTTGCTGATCTCGAAGAGGAGTTTGCGCTTGAACTAGACCAAGAAGATCTCATCGATAAAGCTGATGAAGCTGTGGATAAAGTATCAGATAAAGCAGTTGAGACGCTTGAAGCGGGCAAAGCCTTACTTAACAAATGA
- a CDS encoding DUF3042 family protein translates to MNKFGKGIITGVIGTVAATAAGVFAVKKAIIDPEIKKEEFVNENRRKAARKRVSH, encoded by the coding sequence ATGAACAAATTTGGAAAAGGTATCATCACTGGTGTTATCGGAACAGTTGCGGCAACTGCTGCAGGTGTCTTCGCAGTCAAAAAAGCAATTATCGACCCTGAGATCAAAAAAGAAGAGTTTGTAAACGAAAACCGTCGTAAGGCTGCTCGTAAACGTGTCTCTCATTAA
- the miaA gene encoding tRNA (adenosine(37)-N6)-dimethylallyltransferase MiaA — protein sequence MIKNKVIVIAGPTAVGKTALSIEIAKAYDGEIINGDSQQVYQDVHIGTAKATEEEQEAIKHHLIDIRALSETFSAHDFVRAANHAIADVLASGKLPIIVGGTGLYLQSLIEGYHLGGQGNHEEMRALRQKLDLLSDEDLFAQVSSHGIEIVQPNRRRAIRALELVTFGGDAENIVSDYEFMIIGLNMDRNGLYERINQRVDKMMAVGLLTEAKMLYDTLPDAQVARAIGYKEFFPYFSGQGTLEDAIELVKRNSRRYSKRQITWFKNRMAVDFLDVFASDFKAQASQKIERFLDDSN from the coding sequence TTGATAAAAAATAAAGTGATTGTTATCGCTGGACCAACTGCGGTTGGCAAAACAGCCTTATCTATCGAGATTGCAAAAGCCTATGATGGGGAGATTATTAATGGTGATAGTCAACAAGTCTACCAAGATGTACATATTGGTACTGCTAAGGCGACTGAGGAGGAGCAGGAAGCAATTAAGCACCATTTAATCGATATTCGCGCCTTGTCAGAGACCTTCAGTGCGCATGACTTTGTAAGAGCAGCCAATCACGCGATAGCAGATGTGTTAGCAAGTGGCAAATTACCGATTATCGTTGGGGGAACAGGCCTATATCTTCAAAGTCTGATAGAAGGCTACCATCTTGGTGGTCAGGGAAATCATGAGGAGATGCGTGCACTGCGTCAAAAATTGGATTTACTATCTGATGAGGACTTGTTTGCACAGGTATCAAGCCATGGTATTGAGATTGTGCAACCCAACCGTCGTAGGGCAATCAGAGCACTAGAGTTAGTCACTTTTGGTGGTGATGCTGAGAATATCGTGTCAGATTACGAATTTATGATTATCGGACTAAACATGGATCGCAACGGCTTATATGAGCGTATTAATCAACGTGTTGATAAGATGATGGCTGTGGGGTTATTAACAGAAGCCAAGATGCTATATGACACGTTACCAGATGCTCAGGTTGCGCGAGCGATTGGCTATAAAGAGTTTTTCCCTTATTTTTCTGGTCAAGGTACACTAGAGGATGCGATTGAATTAGTGAAGCGGAATTCGAGACGTTATAGTAAGCGACAAATTACCTGGTTTAAAAATAGGATGGCAGTTGATTTTCTAGATGTATTTGCATCTGATTTTAAAGCACAAGCAAGCCAAAAAATAGAGAGGTTTTTAGATGATAGCAACTGA
- the hflX gene encoding GTPase HflX codes for MIATEIAAEKVVLVGAETYGNRETFDVSLLELASLAETAGAIVHATFTQKKERLDGKYVVGIGKLEEIKITIEADDIDMVIFNEKLTPRQNVNLETFLGVKVIDRMQLILDIFALRARSHVGMLQVELAQLKYLLPRLSGSKGLELSRQGGGIGARGAGESQLETDRRHIRHRVEIIESQLKRAEKVQENSRQKRNASSVFKLGLIGYTNAGKSSVFNALTNKIQYEKDELFATLDATTKEFSLKDEFMVTMTDTVGFIQDLPTELVQAFKSTLAESKNVDLLLHIVDASNPAHSLHEDVVTDIMSSLKMSDIPVLTVYNKLDLAEHFSPTVLPNVQISIKSETGVAILRQAIIDKISELFVPFDLRIPFSEAYRLPMIKKIALVDQIIELDEEEVYVVSGSIAQADKWRIV; via the coding sequence ATGATAGCAACTGAAATAGCAGCAGAAAAAGTCGTATTAGTCGGTGCAGAAACGTATGGTAATCGTGAGACATTTGATGTCTCCTTACTAGAATTAGCTAGTTTGGCAGAGACAGCGGGTGCAATTGTCCATGCAACCTTCACGCAAAAAAAAGAACGTTTGGATGGAAAATATGTCGTTGGGATAGGTAAGTTAGAAGAAATCAAGATAACGATCGAAGCTGATGATATTGATATGGTGATTTTTAATGAAAAATTGACACCTCGTCAGAATGTTAACTTGGAGACTTTTCTTGGGGTCAAAGTAATTGATCGGATGCAGTTGATTTTAGATATTTTTGCGCTTAGGGCGAGATCTCATGTTGGCATGCTCCAAGTTGAATTGGCCCAACTGAAGTATCTTTTACCCCGTTTATCAGGCAGTAAAGGGCTAGAACTTAGTCGTCAAGGTGGTGGTATAGGCGCGCGTGGTGCTGGTGAAAGTCAGCTAGAAACAGATCGCAGACATATTCGTCACCGTGTTGAAATAATCGAGTCTCAACTTAAGAGAGCTGAAAAAGTACAGGAAAATAGTCGTCAAAAAAGAAATGCATCATCAGTCTTTAAGCTAGGATTAATTGGCTATACAAATGCTGGGAAATCTTCTGTTTTCAATGCCTTGACCAATAAAATACAATATGAAAAAGATGAATTATTTGCGACATTAGATGCAACTACCAAAGAATTTTCACTAAAAGACGAATTTATGGTCACAATGACTGACACAGTCGGATTTATTCAGGATTTACCGACAGAGTTAGTTCAAGCCTTTAAATCGACACTAGCAGAATCTAAAAATGTGGATTTATTACTTCATATAGTAGATGCGTCAAATCCTGCTCATAGCTTACACGAAGATGTTGTGACGGATATTATGAGCTCATTAAAGATGTCGGATATTCCAGTTTTGACAGTTTACAATAAGCTCGATCTAGCTGAACATTTTTCACCAACAGTACTACCAAATGTCCAGATTTCTATAAAAAGTGAGACTGGCGTCGCTATACTAAGACAAGCGATAATCGATAAAATAAGTGAGCTGTTTGTGCCATTTGACTTAAGGATTCCTTTTAGTGAAGCTTATCGATTACCCATGATTAAAAAGATTGCCTTAGTTGATCAAATCATCGAGCTAGATGAAGAAGAAGTCTATGTTGTTTCGGGCAGTATTGCCCAAGCAGACAAATGGAGGATAGTATAA
- a CDS encoding SPFH domain-containing protein, translating into MLIILFVIIILVLASLSSLFFVVKQQSVAIVERFGKFTSLAHSGFHFKMPFGIDRIAARVQLRLLQNDMNVETKTQDNVFVQMTVATQYRVDEQNVTDAYYKLMNPGEQIKSYIEDALRSSVPKLTLDELFEKKDEIALEVQRQVAEEMSTYGYIIVKTLITKVEPDAEVKQSMNEINAAQRKRVAAQELANADKIKIVTAAEADAEKDRLHGVGIAEQRKAIVDGLAFSIKEMKDTGVDISEDQIMSILLTNQYLDTLNQFAINGNSSVFLPSQPNGIEDIRTQILTALAAKG; encoded by the coding sequence ATGTTAATTATTTTATTTGTTATTATCATCTTGGTTTTAGCAAGTCTATCAAGTCTGTTTTTTGTTGTCAAACAGCAAAGTGTTGCGATTGTTGAGCGATTTGGTAAATTTACCTCATTAGCGCATTCAGGCTTTCATTTCAAAATGCCGTTTGGCATTGACCGTATTGCTGCTCGCGTGCAACTCCGCTTGCTTCAAAACGATATGAATGTTGAGACAAAAACGCAAGATAATGTCTTTGTACAGATGACAGTCGCGACGCAATACCGTGTAGATGAGCAAAATGTAACAGATGCTTACTACAAGCTAATGAATCCAGGCGAACAAATCAAGTCATATATCGAAGATGCCTTGCGTTCTAGTGTGCCCAAGTTAACACTAGATGAGTTGTTTGAGAAAAAAGATGAGATTGCACTTGAGGTACAACGTCAAGTTGCAGAAGAAATGTCAACTTATGGCTATATCATTGTTAAAACACTGATTACAAAAGTTGAACCAGATGCTGAAGTTAAGCAATCAATGAATGAAATTAATGCTGCACAAAGAAAACGTGTTGCAGCACAAGAATTAGCTAATGCTGATAAAATTAAAATCGTTACTGCTGCCGAAGCAGATGCAGAAAAAGATAGACTACATGGTGTTGGTATTGCTGAACAACGTAAAGCGATTGTTGATGGTCTAGCATTTTCAATCAAGGAGATGAAAGATACAGGAGTAGATATTTCAGAAGATCAAATCATGTCGATTCTGTTAACTAACCAATATCTTGATACCTTGAATCAATTTGCGATTAACGGTAATTCGTCAGTCTTCTTGCCAAGTCAACCAAATGGTATTGAGGATATTCGAACTCAAATTCTAACAGCACTTGCTGCTAAGGGTTAA
- the rnz gene encoding ribonuclease Z: MEIQFLGTGAGQPAKQRNVTSIALKLLAERNEIWLFDCGEATQHQILETSIRPRKISKIFITHMHGDHIFGLPGFLSSRSFQTSSLEDQQQDLDLYGPVGIKNYVMTSLRLSGSKLGYRINFHELDATHAGKIFSDGSFEVHMSPLDHTIYCMGYRVVEKDKKGELDAAALKAAGVPFGPLFGKIKQGQDIEVSGKQIKAADFIGPDKKGRVVTILGDTRQTDKAVRLAIGSDLLVHEATYEASEAKVARNHGHSTTKQAAEVAQQAQVKRLLLTHISARYVGPLVSQLLQETKQTFKNSFVVKDLYEETI, from the coding sequence ATGGAAATTCAATTTTTGGGGACAGGTGCAGGACAGCCTGCTAAACAGCGCAATGTCACATCTATTGCATTGAAATTACTGGCAGAGCGAAATGAAATCTGGTTATTTGATTGTGGCGAAGCAACGCAACATCAGATTTTAGAGACCAGTATCAGGCCTAGAAAAATATCGAAAATTTTCATCACGCACATGCACGGAGATCATATTTTTGGTTTACCGGGTTTTTTATCGAGTCGAAGCTTTCAAACATCATCTTTAGAAGATCAGCAACAAGACTTGGATTTATATGGTCCTGTAGGCATTAAAAATTATGTGATGACCTCACTGAGATTATCAGGTAGTAAATTAGGCTATCGCATTAATTTCCATGAGCTAGATGCAACACATGCAGGAAAGATTTTTTCAGATGGCTCATTTGAGGTGCACATGTCACCTTTGGATCATACCATCTATTGTATGGGGTATCGCGTTGTGGAAAAAGATAAAAAAGGTGAGCTAGATGCGGCTGCTTTAAAAGCTGCAGGCGTTCCTTTTGGTCCTTTATTTGGTAAGATAAAGCAAGGTCAGGATATTGAAGTTTCGGGTAAACAGATTAAGGCAGCTGACTTCATCGGCCCTGATAAAAAAGGTCGTGTTGTGACGATACTAGGTGATACTAGGCAGACAGATAAAGCAGTTCGCTTAGCTATCGGCAGTGATTTACTAGTTCACGAAGCGACTTATGAGGCTAGCGAAGCTAAAGTTGCTAGAAATCATGGGCATTCAACAACTAAACAAGCAGCTGAAGTTGCCCAGCAAGCACAAGTTAAACGCTTGCTTTTGACACATATTTCAGCACGTTACGTTGGCCCATTGGTGAGTCAGTTACTACAAGAAACAAAACAGACCTTTAAAAATAGTTTTGTTGTTAAAGATTTATATGAAGAAACGATTTAA
- a CDS encoding SDR family NAD(P)-dependent oxidoreductase — MKNMVITGANGDIAREIARQVKGYNLILLSRDSSKLSGISDYLYQVDISDEAALVATCKQISAKFGSIDILINNAGYGEFREFLAYSSDEIRKLFEVNVFALMTVTRAFLPDMIHEKTGKIINIASIASYMATAKSTSYAASKFAVRGFSDALRQEVFDDNIKILVVNTGPVVTKFHQANPGYLAKVGRHAVSTNFVAKKIVANLDTNKRELNLPWQLNIARLFATLFPVLTESMTRRFFNLK, encoded by the coding sequence ATGAAGAATATGGTGATTACAGGTGCTAATGGAGACATTGCCCGGGAAATTGCAAGGCAAGTAAAAGGCTATAACTTAATTCTACTATCACGTGATAGTAGTAAATTATCCGGGATTTCTGATTACTTATATCAGGTTGACATATCGGATGAAGCAGCTTTAGTTGCAACTTGTAAGCAAATCAGCGCTAAATTTGGCAGCATCGATATCTTAATTAATAATGCTGGATATGGTGAGTTTAGAGAGTTTTTAGCTTATAGCTCAGATGAGATTCGCAAGCTTTTTGAGGTTAATGTCTTCGCATTAATGACGGTGACTAGGGCGTTTTTACCAGACATGATACACGAAAAAACTGGGAAAATCATCAATATCGCCTCAATCGCCAGTTATATGGCAACTGCCAAGTCGACAAGTTATGCTGCCAGTAAATTTGCCGTACGTGGCTTTTCAGATGCCTTACGTCAAGAAGTATTCGACGACAACATAAAAATACTCGTTGTGAATACGGGCCCAGTAGTAACCAAATTTCATCAGGCCAATCCAGGCTACTTAGCAAAAGTTGGTAGACATGCTGTTAGCACAAATTTTGTTGCTAAGAAAATCGTGGCCAATCTGGATACAAACAAGAGGGAATTGAACCTCCCTTGGCAACTTAACATCGCAAGATTATTTGCGACACTATTCCCAGTTTTAACGGAAAGCATGACACGGAGGTTTTTCAATTTAAAATGA